In Carassius carassius chromosome 2, fCarCar2.1, whole genome shotgun sequence, the DNA window AACACGTTTCCGTCGCTTTGAAAatacttcttcttctccttcttcttcttcttctttttgattgGCGGTTTGCAACTATTTcttgtgcattaccgccaccactGGACTGGAGTAGGCACGGGAGTTACTAACTATTCCCAAACTAAATATACCAGCACGttaaactaatataataataataaaaaaaaaaaaaattcccttgaGCTTCTTTTCAATAGTGTTTTAATTTCTAACgacattttctttgttttcagcTCATTAACAAGCCTCTGCCTTGCCTCATTGTATTTATGACAGTGCATTATTACATGCTCTACTGTTTTAGGTATATTGTTCTGGCAATACTCACAATTTCCATCTCCATGCTTTTTTATTAAGAACATTGTACTATTCAACTTTGTATGACCCAACCTCATCCTTGTTAGTATAATTTCTTCCTGTCTTGATCTGGTTATTTGTGTGTCTTTTCCCACTTTCCTTGTATCCTATAAAGATGTCTTCCTGTGTACCCATTATCCCAAATATGCTGCCACTTTTTAATCGTTTTCGCCTTTACTATActtttttatttctgctttactGTACTTTACATCTACATCTATATTGCTTTTGTCTGTAGCTCTCTTTGCATGCTCATCGGCCAGTTCGTTACCCTCTACTCCTACATGGGCTGGAACCCATAAGAATGTCACCCTCCTTCCTGATGCTTGTATTCCACTTGCCAGCTGTAAAATTTCGATTAAAATATCTTCCCTTGAATCAGACCGATAATTCTGAACACTAAACATTGCTGAACTTGAATCAGAGGCAATGCTTTGAAAATACGTCACAgagataccaaaaaaaaaaggacttgacGCCAACTCGTCACGTACGTGACTACTGCACTGCAAAGACAGATTTAAagcttttcatttttaattaacttgTCTGTACaatattcaacatttagatttttgatagcaataaaaataacaataaatcataGCAACCGAGTATATGTATTTTACACTATTAGACCTTAAAAGGGTTTTTAGGTTTCCCTCGTCCAAAACAAATTAACAGATACCAAAAGTATTTTAGGATACAACAGAACTTAAAGACAATTGTTAaggatgaagaaaaagaagaagaaaatcatttttaagaatgtattaatcctaaccctcacagaactaCCACTAACTCTTTCCTAAACACTTGTTTGTCATTATACATAGCATAATTGTCCTGATCCAAGAGGTCTAAATGTTGTTTTGGAGGTAAGCCAGTATAATTTATATCCTAACATAGTTTTTAAAATCTTGCAGAATTAACTACAATTCCTGAAATGATTGCATGTATCTTAACAAAAAAGACTTATAATTAAATCAACCGTTTTTAAGTCACTGCCCTTTTTTGTACGTTAAAGGGtttttgaggtaaaaaaaaaaaaaaaaaaaattaccaatgCTGAAGGACATCTCAATATGATAATCCAAAAACCAACAGCAAAGTCTAAAAACAATTTGTTGTGAACAATGTGCCAAGTGGGCCTATGTTGACTGCACCAGTCACAGTTGAGTAATGTTCAGTCGCAATGTTCATTTGTGAAATGAGCTTCTATTTGTccgttcattttattttaagaagacCAGATGCTGAACACTGAACTCTGGCTTAATCTTAGCTTGATTGAGATCGTGCCTCTCTGAAGTAGGTACATACAATAGTGAGTCATGGTGCATAAAATTGGAAAGATACCAGTTAAACATAATGCCATTTCAGTACTATGAcagtttaattcattttaagCTCCTTTGGGCATTTCAAAGAGCTCATGTGATCATAAAGCCTCACAAATATCTTATACTTCAAATATAAGAAACTAAACTAGACTGAAAATACAATTTAGTTAGTCACCAGAATATTTAGCCAGAAAcagaaatgtaacaaaaaatgtgtTAATGCAACACAAACTTGGACAATGTCATAGTGCGTGTTTATGTAAAATGAACTTTCAGGAACAAATATATCATGAGTATTGACATTGACCTCTGGTGTAAGTATCATTAAAGTGTCACCCATACTGTAAATTAAAGTTTACCTTTTCACCTATATAATCAGTGTTTCCTGACTCAGGTTCAACAAAGTTTAAAAAGTTCAGCAGAGTTTAAAGAGGAAGTTTTGTGTGCATGCGTATCAGTTCTCCGTCTTCATTAAATAGCAGGTTTCACACGGGCCGTCCAGTAGATCAGAAATCATGTTGACCGCACTTGTTCTGTTGTGTCTCGGACTCTTTCTTCTGTATTTGCGATTCAGAATTCGACGACCTAAAAACTTCCCCCCTGGACCCACTCCTGTTCCATTTTTTGGAAATCTGCTTCAACTGGACCGCACAAACCCGTTAAAGGACTTCGACAAGGTAAACGCATCagtttcaaacacacacaatggAGACTGCTGCAACAACAATAAATTTAAATTGGTAGGAAACTCATACTGAAATAATTGAAAAAGTTGCTGGAAACAAGTGATGAAAGGAAATCAAACTTTGTTTATACAGTATAACGCCaaaaacatgctgctgtgagtCTGTGCTCTTTAACATGAATGTTTTTGTGCAGTTTGCTCAGCGCTATGGGTCCATCTACGGGCTGTTCATTGGCAGCCAGCCAGCAGTGGTGTTGACAGGTCAGAAAATGATCAGGGAGGCTCTGATCACACAAGCAGTGGAGTTTGCTGGCAGATCAGACAACATGATGGTCAGTCATGTAACAAAGAGCAAAGGTAATGCATTATAAACAAAATACAGCCAGCATACTAGTCATATAATACAGACAAATGCATTGCACTCAGCAGAGAATATGATAAAAAATTTAGCTTGGAACTCTTCCAGCTGGGCTTAAAGGCTTCCTGGCTGATTACTATGTTTGTTTAGGGGTGATCATGGCAGATTATGGAGAATGTTGGCGAGAACATAGACGCTTTGCTCTGACCACACTAAGGGACTTTGGCCTTGGAAAGAAAAGTATGGAGCAGAGGATTCTAGAGGAGGTCAAATATATCTGCTCACATTTGAAGGAATCTGTTGGTATATACGTTCTCCTTATCTGTGACACTTTTAATCTTTATATGTACATAGTCCATTTGTGCAATCACATGTTCAGTTTCTAATGTGTGAATATAGGCATTGTTATGATCTTAAAAATTGCCAGAAAATATTCAGCTTCAAGAATGGAAAACATCTCTTTTATCTCTACATCCCTGCCAGGAAAGTCAATTGACCCTGAACATCTGTACCACCAAGCTGCTTCAAACGTCATTGCCTCAATCATTTTTGGGTCACGTTTCAATTATCAGGATGAATATTTCCAGATAGTGATCACAAGCATCGAAAAACTTACTAAGATTATCATTGGACAATGGGCAATGGTAAATACAATGAAAAGTAAAGACACTGTTTATTTACACTGAGTGCAAATAGCCAGCCTTGTTGCTAAAggctatttacatttatttatttattcagacgctttatatatatatatatatatatatatatatatatatatatatatataccaaaataaataatatatagtaGAGACTGTAATTTGTACACAAAAGGGTAGACTGTTGACAGACAGAAtccaattttagtattttatttttattttattttattttatttacaaaaaaagtattttatttttaatttgcagcTTTACGAAATAGCCCCAGTGTTAAGGATTTTCCCACTGCCATTCTGCAAGGCTTTTCAGTATTATGGGGAAATTAAAAATCACATTCTTAAGGTTGTGGATGAGCACAAGAAGTCACGTGTTACCGGAGAGCCCAGAGACCTGATTGACTGTTACCTGGAGGAGATAGAGAAAGTAAGATATACTCATAAGTCTTTGTGTGtgttacatgtttttattgaattcatCAGCACAATATGAGTTTAACATTCTTTGTTTGTGGATCGTTTCGTTTTCAGAGAGCAGATCAACGCACCACATTTGACGACTCACAGATGGTCACTTTGCTGTTTGACCTGTTTGCTGCTGGAACTGAAACAACCTCTAACACACTGCGCACTTTAACGCTCTATTTGATGAGTCACACTCATATACAGGGTAAGGAATGTGGGTAAGATGTGTCCCTTTATCTTGCTCCATCTTATTGACAGTTTTTAtactaaaaacatttttgcatatCAGAGTAAATTATTTGCATGGAAAATTTTATCcaggttaaaaaaaagaaaaaactaaatatatatatgccCTGCTTGTATTTCCAGCAACTTTCATTGCAGGTGCAAAATATTTCTGAACATAAAAATATTCAACAACTAAGACATAAACTGAACAAGATTTACAAGCATTTGATGAACAGAAATGTAATAATGAGTCAACATTATTCCATTTCTGGAATAAAGAGGGGGTCAATATCAAAAGAAACAGTCAGAATCCTGTGTGTCCACCAGCTGCTTAAAGTACTACAGAGCATCTCATCCTCATGGACTTACAGGATTTGACAGTTCTTGCTGTGAGTCCATACTCCACCCTTTCACAAAGGCATTTGCTCAAACAAATAGTTACATGGGGTTTCCCACTGCACTCCTGTCTTAGGTCTCTTACATTAGAGACAATGCAGATTATTGCTGTGGCCACATCTGCAGTCCTCATGTCTCCCTGTAGCAGGACTATGGCATATTCACACAGGTGATCAAGAACATGGGCATCTTTCTTCTGTCAGTACAGTGATCTGTGATCCTAATTGCCTACTGCCTGTAAACTGTCAGTGTATAAAGGATTGTACCACAGGTGCatgtgatttgtttttttatgattcattgatcaagaaacaaaaacattcttttatcatttttatatgaTGGATGTCGATGAATTGCCATGTATAAAACCATGTAAAATATTTTGGCTAAAAGTTAGTACTGAATTATCTAAAtgattcattttattataattttcctAAAATTATAGCTGTGGTGTAATGTgtgttgtgtgcgtgtgtgtgttttaatacaaatgtatttttctaaaaataaaaaatgtttcctgGCTGGGTTATGGATTTCTTTTTGGATAATGCATTAATGAATAATGTGCAGCAAAACAAGGTTCTGGaatgaaataatgcattattaatacaattatttttttaatacaatcgcgttatatttttgtgaattgtttaaaAGCAGTGTGCTTGTGTCTATTAACATCTATTTATACATTTTCAGAACAATGTCAGCGGGAGATTGATGAAGTGCTTGGTGATCGTGAACATGTCACATTTGAGGACAGAAAGGCCATGCCTTACGTTCAAGCAGTGATTCATGAGGGTCAGCGTGTCGGTGACATTGCTCCACTTAGTATGTTTCACACTGCTACAACCAACACTCAGCTCCGGGGCTACAACATCCCAAAGGTGACATTTACTATAATTACTGAATGGAAACAGCTGTTTCATCATATTACAGTTGTATGTGTTACTatggtacacacacacaatatatatatataagaataagaACAACTATCCATTATTTAATCTTAACAAATCAATCCATTACCAAACTATACATTGCAACCCCTAAACAGCATCTTTACTCTAAAGGGTCATTGATTATtgcttattttgtaaaaaaaaaaaaacatttgctctTATAGGGGACAATTATCATCCCTTATCTGTCATCTGCTCTCAGAGAAAAAGGTCAATGGAAGTTTCCCAATGAATTCAACCCTCAAAACTTCTTGAATGATAAGGGGGATTTTGTGAAGCCCGATGCATTCATGCCATTCTCTGCAGGtatgttataaatgttttactgcaCTGTGTAATGAGGTCTTTAAATGATTAAacacagtggatatttttcaGTAGCACTCATGTAGCCTATTAGTGCCAGTGGTGGAAGTCCTTGAGCTGTTTGATTTCACATTTTACATGAGGCAATAGTATGACAAtaacaatacattaataaaatcagTAGAAAGCATATCAGTGTGGAAGAAGAAAAATGGTCTCTATATTAAGTAACCTTAActaatacactgaacaaaattataaacgcaacactattgtttttgcccccatttttcatgagctgaacttaaAGATCtgagactttttctatgtacacaaaaggcctatttctctaaaTAGAGAAATGTGcagtctaaaatgtgcagttttatcacacagcacaatgccacagatattGCAAGTTTTGAGGAAGCGTGCatttggcatgctgactgcaggaatgtccaccagaacTGTTGCCTGttaattgaatgttaatttctctaccttaAGCCATCACCAAAGGTGTTTtttagagaatttggcagtacatccaaaccGCCTCACAatcgcagaccacgtgtaaccataCCAgaccaggacctccacatccagcatcttcacctccaagatggTCTGAGACGGTGGGGTTATGatatgggcaggcgtatgttatggacattgAACACCGTTGCATTCTattgatgtcattttaaatgcacagaaataccgtgacgagatcctgagacccactgttgtgccattcatccacgaccatcacctcacgttgcagcatgataatgcacagccccatgttgcaaggatctgtacacaattcctggaagctgaaaaaaatcccagttcttgcatggtcAGCACACTCACCGGACATCTCACCCATGGAGCATGTTTGGTATGCTTtggatcggcgtatacgacagtgtgttccagttcctgccagtGTCCAGCAACTTCTCACAGTCATTgaaggagtggaccaacattcctcaggccacaatcaacactatgtgaaggagatgtg includes these proteins:
- the LOC132108773 gene encoding cytochrome P450 2B4, encoding MLTALVLLCLGLFLLYLRFRIRRPKNFPPGPTPVPFFGNLLQLDRTNPLKDFDKFAQRYGSIYGLFIGSQPAVVLTGQKMIREALITQAVEFAGRSDNMMVSHVTKSKGVIMADYGECWREHRRFALTTLRDFGLGKKSMEQRILEEVKYICSHLKESVGKSIDPEHLYHQAASNVIASIIFGSRFNYQDEYFQIVITSIEKLTKIIIGQWAMLYEIAPVLRIFPLPFCKAFQYYGEIKNHILKVVDEHKKSRVTGEPRDLIDCYLEEIEKRADQRTTFDDSQMVTLLFDLFAAGTETTSNTLRTLTLYLMSHTHIQEQCQREIDEVLGDREHVTFEDRKAMPYVQAVIHEGQRVGDIAPLSMFHTATTNTQLRGYNIPKGTIIIPYLSSALREKGQWKFPNEFNPQNFLNDKGDFVKPDAFMPFSAGSRVCLGENLARMELFLILVTVLRRFRLVWPEDAGEPDFKLIFGGTQSVKPYRLTVQLRTPGETCKSVY